In Herbinix luporum, a single window of DNA contains:
- a CDS encoding type I restriction endonuclease subunit R, which produces MPKLCESEIEKMAIEELAGLGYTYLSGPDIAPDALFAERNSYSEVLLRKRLTDAVVRLNPNLSYDVVLEAVNKVARISSSNLVADNEAFHKMLVDGVPVEYRKNGYIVGDYVKLVDFSEDGVDNNEFLVVNQFTVIENNNNKRPDILLFINGIPMVLFELKNPADENATIRKAYDQICTYKATIPSLFTYNEICVISDGLEAKAGSLTAPFSRFSTWKTKDGLNEASKFEDQLTTLIHGLCNKKTLLDYIRNFVTFEKSRTEDKETKIIKVETVKKIAAYHQYYAVNKAVKSTIEAAKAGGSKKAGVIWHTQGSGKSLSMVFYAGKLVQTLNNPTIVVITDRNDLDDQLFDTFAGNSDLLRQPPKQAENCEHLKELLKVASGGIVFTTIQKFIPDNDSSVYELLSERDNIVVIADEAHRTQYGFNAKLRDIKDENNQVVGQRIAYGFAKYMRDALPNATFIGFTGTPVEKQDANTPAVFGNYIDIYDIAQAVEDKVTVKIYYESRLAKVNLTEEGKKLIEEFDRELEEVDEKDEAKAAKMKWAKLEAIVGNKERLATLAKDIVTHFEDRQKVFEGKAMIVAMSRRIAVDLYNEIIKLRPEWHSDDLDKGVIKVVMTSSSSDGPEMQKHHTTKEQRKMLAQRMKDENDPLKIVIVRDMWLTGFDVPCLNTMYIDKPMKDHNLMQAIARVNRVFKDKPGGLIVDYIGIAPNLKKALSFYAESGGKGVPAETQARAVEIMLEKLEVVRQILHGFDYTSFFKAEVKDKLSIILRAEDFILSTDDKKARFIKEVTLLSQAYALAKPDKATVTHAEEIAFFQAVKARLTKFETSGESGINYDSVIKNIVDSAIVSDEVVDIFDAAGIEKPELSILSDEFLMEIKGMKHKNLAIELLKKILSDEIKVRSKYNLTKSKSLMEMLSSALKRYQNNLLSTAEIIEELIRIAKEIREADRRGEKLGLSEDELAFYDALETNDSAVKVLGDETLRTIARELADKVRKNATIDWTLKESVRAKLMVLVRRTLNKYGYPPDKQQRAVETVMKQAENLADIWASQGVTYDTRNLSDLPKVAEEMSN; this is translated from the coding sequence ATGCCTAAACTTTGTGAATCTGAAATTGAAAAAATGGCGATAGAAGAACTAGCTGGATTGGGTTATACATATCTTTCCGGTCCGGATATAGCACCGGATGCACTTTTCGCCGAGCGCAACAGTTACAGTGAAGTTCTGCTAAGAAAAAGACTGACCGATGCGGTAGTGCGTCTTAATCCCAACCTTTCCTATGATGTGGTTTTGGAGGCAGTAAATAAAGTTGCACGCATAAGTTCTTCAAATCTGGTAGCAGACAATGAAGCATTTCATAAAATGCTGGTTGATGGTGTGCCTGTCGAATACCGCAAAAACGGATATATAGTTGGCGATTATGTAAAGCTTGTGGATTTCTCGGAAGATGGAGTCGACAACAACGAATTTCTTGTAGTCAACCAGTTTACCGTCATTGAAAACAATAATAATAAGCGGCCTGACATTCTTCTTTTTATCAACGGTATTCCTATGGTGCTGTTTGAACTTAAAAATCCGGCCGATGAAAACGCCACCATTCGCAAAGCTTATGATCAAATCTGCACATACAAGGCCACCATACCAAGTCTTTTTACATACAACGAGATATGTGTTATTTCCGATGGGCTGGAAGCTAAGGCAGGTTCGTTAACTGCTCCGTTCTCACGTTTTTCAACGTGGAAAACCAAAGATGGACTAAATGAAGCGTCCAAGTTTGAAGATCAGCTTACTACCCTGATTCACGGATTATGCAATAAGAAAACCTTGCTCGACTATATTCGTAATTTTGTAACCTTTGAAAAGAGCAGAACCGAGGACAAAGAGACAAAGATAATAAAAGTTGAAACAGTCAAGAAAATCGCTGCTTATCACCAGTATTATGCGGTTAATAAGGCTGTAAAAAGCACTATTGAAGCGGCGAAAGCTGGTGGTAGCAAAAAAGCCGGTGTTATATGGCATACTCAAGGATCCGGAAAATCCCTTTCTATGGTTTTTTATGCCGGGAAACTGGTGCAGACCCTTAACAATCCAACTATAGTTGTTATTACGGACAGGAATGATTTGGACGACCAGCTATTTGATACCTTTGCCGGGAACAGCGACCTTCTGCGCCAGCCACCGAAGCAGGCAGAGAACTGTGAGCATTTGAAAGAACTGCTAAAGGTAGCATCCGGAGGCATAGTTTTTACCACTATTCAAAAATTCATACCTGATAATGACAGCTCGGTTTATGAGCTTTTGTCGGAAAGAGACAACATAGTTGTCATAGCCGATGAAGCACACCGCACGCAGTACGGCTTTAACGCGAAACTCAGAGATATAAAGGACGAAAACAATCAGGTTGTGGGGCAGCGTATAGCTTATGGTTTTGCCAAATATATGCGCGATGCCTTGCCAAACGCTACTTTCATAGGTTTTACCGGTACACCGGTAGAGAAGCAGGATGCCAACACGCCGGCGGTATTTGGCAATTACATTGATATTTACGATATTGCCCAAGCGGTTGAAGATAAGGTGACAGTTAAAATATACTATGAAAGCCGTCTGGCTAAAGTCAACCTCACCGAGGAAGGCAAAAAGCTGATTGAGGAGTTCGACAGGGAACTTGAAGAAGTAGATGAAAAAGACGAAGCAAAAGCCGCAAAAATGAAATGGGCAAAGCTGGAGGCTATTGTCGGGAATAAAGAACGCCTTGCCACTCTCGCAAAAGACATTGTTACGCATTTTGAGGATCGCCAAAAGGTTTTTGAGGGTAAGGCGATGATTGTTGCGATGAGCCGTAGAATCGCTGTTGATTTGTATAATGAAATCATAAAGCTTCGCCCTGAGTGGCATAGTGACGATTTGGACAAGGGTGTTATCAAAGTTGTTATGACATCTTCCAGTTCTGATGGTCCTGAAATGCAGAAACACCATACTACTAAGGAGCAGCGAAAAATGCTTGCACAGCGTATGAAAGATGAAAATGATCCACTGAAAATTGTCATCGTGCGCGATATGTGGCTGACTGGCTTTGACGTTCCATGCCTCAACACCATGTATATCGATAAGCCGATGAAGGACCACAACCTTATGCAGGCAATAGCGCGCGTAAACCGTGTTTTCAAGGATAAGCCGGGCGGGCTGATTGTCGATTATATCGGGATTGCCCCAAACCTAAAAAAAGCTTTAAGTTTCTATGCAGAGAGCGGTGGCAAGGGAGTACCTGCTGAAACTCAGGCAAGGGCTGTAGAAATAATGCTTGAAAAGCTTGAGGTTGTCCGGCAGATTTTACACGGATTTGATTATACGAGCTTTTTCAAAGCAGAAGTAAAGGACAAGCTTTCTATTATCCTTCGCGCTGAAGATTTTATTTTATCTACAGATGATAAAAAAGCGCGTTTTATTAAGGAAGTAACCCTCCTAAGCCAGGCTTATGCACTTGCCAAACCTGATAAGGCAACGGTTACACATGCAGAGGAAATAGCGTTTTTCCAAGCAGTTAAGGCAAGACTCACTAAATTTGAAACAAGCGGCGAAAGTGGCATAAATTACGATTCTGTCATAAAAAATATTGTTGATTCGGCTATTGTATCAGATGAAGTTGTAGATATTTTTGATGCTGCTGGTATTGAAAAGCCGGAATTGTCCATTCTCTCAGATGAATTCCTTATGGAAATTAAAGGGATGAAGCATAAAAATTTAGCCATTGAGCTGCTGAAAAAGATTTTGTCTGATGAGATAAAAGTACGTTCAAAATATAACCTGACAAAATCAAAATCACTTATGGAAATGCTCAGTTCAGCGCTTAAGCGGTACCAGAATAATCTACTTTCAACGGCTGAAATCATAGAAGAGCTTATTCGTATTGCAAAGGAAATAAGAGAAGCAGACAGACGAGGTGAAAAACTTGGTTTGTCTGAAGATGAACTTGCTTTTTATGATGCCCTTGAAACCAATGACAGCGCGGTTAAGGTGTTGGGCGACGAAACGTTAAGAACAATCGCCCGCGAGCTTGCGGACAAGGTGCGTAAAAATGCCACAATCGACTGGACGCTGAAGGAAAGCGTCCGCGCAAAACTGATGGTATTGGTTCGCCGGACATTAAATAAATACGGTTATCCGCCTGACAAACAGCAGCGCGCCGTGGAAACGGTCATGAAACAGGCCGAAAACTTAGCGGATATATGGGCTTCTCAAGGAGTGACGTATGATACAAGAAATTTATCAGATCTTCCAAAAGTAGCGGAAGAAATGAGTAATTAG
- a CDS encoding restriction endonuclease subunit S, which yields MTEWREQKLSDFMDFNPYTPLSKGIIAKKVTMEKLIPFNRKIQGYEDAVFSGGTKFKNGDTLVARITPCLENGKTAYVDFLDDEEVAFGSTEFIVLRAKEGISDSRFIFYFAISDEFRDTAIQLMSGTSGRQRVDTEALKRKVFTLPPLPEQKAIAEVLSSLDDKIDLLTRQNKTLEDLAQAYFRKWFIEDASDEWEVGKAENYFEIGIGKTPPRKEEHWFSKNKDDVVWISISDMGKSGMFIGDSSEYLTEDAVRRFNIKRVPKGAIILSFKLTVGRVAIALREFTTNEAIAHFIYKNDYEREYLYFYLKTFDYYSLGSTSSIATAVNSKIIKDMPFIMPNIEALQKYHKIAAPIFSKIEYNTNQILTLQKLRDTLLPKLISGEIRVKM from the coding sequence ATGACGGAGTGGAGAGAACAGAAATTATCCGATTTTATGGATTTTAATCCTTATACGCCTTTATCTAAAGGGATTATTGCAAAAAAAGTAACAATGGAAAAATTGATTCCGTTTAATAGAAAGATCCAAGGATATGAAGATGCTGTTTTTTCAGGTGGAACAAAATTTAAAAATGGCGATACATTAGTAGCAAGAATAACGCCGTGCTTAGAAAATGGGAAAACAGCTTATGTAGATTTTTTAGACGATGAAGAAGTTGCTTTTGGGTCAACAGAATTTATTGTTCTTAGAGCCAAAGAGGGAATTTCAGACTCAAGATTTATTTTTTATTTTGCTATATCGGATGAGTTTAGGGATACTGCTATCCAACTTATGTCTGGAACTTCCGGCAGGCAAAGAGTAGATACTGAAGCATTAAAACGAAAAGTATTTACTCTCCCCCCTCTTCCCGAACAAAAAGCAATTGCTGAGGTTTTATCCTCCCTTGACGATAAAATCGACCTTCTGACAAGGCAGAATAAAACATTGGAGGATTTGGCACAGGCTTATTTTAGAAAATGGTTTATTGAGGATGCGAGTGATGAATGGGAAGTAGGCAAAGCTGAAAATTATTTTGAAATTGGAATTGGTAAAACACCACCACGAAAAGAGGAACATTGGTTCTCAAAAAATAAAGATGATGTTGTATGGATTTCCATATCTGATATGGGAAAGTCAGGTATGTTTATTGGTGATAGCTCAGAGTATTTAACAGAAGATGCGGTAAGAAGATTTAATATTAAACGTGTTCCCAAAGGGGCCATAATATTAAGTTTCAAATTGACTGTTGGCCGTGTTGCAATTGCTTTGCGTGAATTTACAACAAATGAAGCCATCGCTCATTTTATATATAAAAATGATTATGAGAGAGAATATTTATATTTCTATCTTAAAACGTTTGATTATTATTCACTTGGAAGTACTTCCTCAATCGCAACTGCAGTAAACTCAAAAATTATTAAAGATATGCCTTTTATAATGCCTAATATTGAAGCACTACAAAAATACCATAAGATTGCGGCACCTATATTTTCAAAAATAGAATATAATACTAATCAAATTCTGACCTTACAAAAACTTCGCGATACCTTGCTTCCCAAGCTTATTAGCGGCGAAATCCGTGTAAAAATGTGA
- a CDS encoding class I SAM-dependent DNA methyltransferase, which yields MAKVKKSKNEVKEQPIEQVLWAAADKLRKNMDAAEYKHVVLGLIFLKYISDSFYDLYYKLKEGKGEYEGADPDDPYEYRAENVFYVPPQARWDYLQSRAKLPTIGKDIDEAMEAVEKDNPSLKGVLPKEYAKEKLDKQSLGGLIDLIGTIALGDSVSKSSDILGQVYEYFLGQFALAEGKKGGQFYTPRSVVQLLVEMLEPYEGRVFDPCCGSGGMFVQSEKFVEAHRDHYNGKSREIDKLFERVVSIYGQESNQTTWRLCKMNLAIRGIDSTNVLWNSEGSFLNDAHPDLKADFVIANPPFNDSDWSGELLRNDGRWKYGVPPVSNANYAWIQHFLYHLSPKGTAGFVMAKGSLSSKTNGEGEIRKNIIEAGLVDCIVNLPAKLFLNTQIPACLWFLSREKETNPNHPRRNKILFIDARNMGTLINRRTRELTDEDISKIADTYHNWKKDDGSYEDIPGFCKSATLDEVRELDYVLTPGRYVGLPEEEDDFDFEERVKKLTAELKEQMEESAKLDERIKENLLKVGIEL from the coding sequence ATGGCAAAAGTTAAAAAATCAAAAAATGAAGTAAAAGAACAACCTATCGAACAGGTACTTTGGGCAGCTGCGGACAAGCTCCGCAAAAATATGGATGCTGCGGAATATAAGCACGTTGTTCTCGGGCTTATTTTTTTAAAATACATATCAGACAGTTTTTATGATTTATATTACAAACTTAAAGAAGGCAAGGGCGAGTACGAAGGAGCGGACCCTGACGATCCCTATGAGTATCGTGCGGAAAATGTATTCTATGTGCCACCGCAGGCACGCTGGGATTATCTTCAAAGTCGAGCCAAGCTGCCGACGATTGGCAAAGATATAGACGAAGCTATGGAGGCCGTAGAAAAGGATAACCCATCCCTCAAAGGCGTTTTGCCGAAAGAATACGCAAAAGAAAAGCTGGACAAGCAGTCTCTCGGTGGTCTGATTGATTTGATTGGTACGATTGCGCTTGGTGACAGTGTTTCTAAATCAAGTGATATACTGGGGCAGGTATATGAGTATTTTCTTGGACAGTTTGCCCTTGCAGAAGGTAAAAAAGGCGGACAGTTCTATACGCCCCGTTCCGTAGTACAGTTGCTTGTTGAAATGCTCGAACCTTACGAGGGCAGGGTTTTTGACCCTTGCTGCGGCAGTGGCGGTATGTTCGTTCAAAGCGAGAAATTCGTTGAAGCTCACAGAGACCACTATAACGGAAAATCAAGAGAGATTGACAAGCTTTTCGAGCGTGTTGTTTCTATCTATGGTCAGGAAAGCAACCAAACAACATGGCGGCTTTGCAAAATGAACCTTGCCATACGAGGTATTGACAGCACCAATGTTTTGTGGAACAGCGAAGGTTCATTTTTAAACGATGCTCACCCCGACCTTAAGGCTGACTTTGTAATTGCCAATCCGCCTTTTAATGACAGCGACTGGAGCGGAGAACTTCTGAGGAATGACGGTCGCTGGAAGTATGGTGTGCCGCCGGTATCCAATGCAAACTATGCATGGATCCAGCACTTTTTGTATCACCTTTCGCCCAAAGGAACCGCCGGCTTCGTTATGGCTAAGGGCTCCCTTTCGTCAAAAACAAACGGCGAGGGAGAAATCCGCAAAAACATTATTGAAGCCGGGCTTGTAGATTGTATTGTAAACCTGCCGGCAAAGCTATTTTTGAACACCCAAATTCCCGCATGCTTATGGTTCTTGTCAAGGGAAAAGGAAACAAATCCGAACCACCCGCGCCGGAACAAGATTTTGTTCATCGATGCGCGGAATATGGGAACATTGATAAACCGCAGGACCCGTGAACTAACCGACGAGGACATCAGTAAAATTGCCGATACATATCACAACTGGAAAAAGGACGACGGCTCCTATGAGGACATCCCCGGCTTTTGCAAGTCCGCAACGCTTGATGAGGTGCGGGAACTCGATTATGTGCTGACCCCTGGCAGGTATGTCGGATTGCCCGAGGAAGAGGATGACTTTGATTTTGAGGAACGTGTAAAAAAATTGACTGCCGAGCTTAAAGAGCAAATGGAAGAAAGCGCAAAGCTGGATGAGAGAATAAAAGAAAACCTTTTAAAAGTGGGGATTGAGCTATGA
- a CDS encoding helix-turn-helix domain-containing protein yields the protein MDYLTTKQAAEKWNISLRRVQVLCEQGRIKGAVRLGWAWAIPKDAEKPADLRMKKDKNRGVE from the coding sequence ATGGATTACTTAACGACAAAACAAGCTGCTGAAAAATGGAATATATCCCTGCGCAGAGTTCAAGTTTTATGCGAACAAGGGCGCATTAAGGGCGCTGTGCGCTTGGGTTGGGCATGGGCGATACCAAAGGATGCTGAGAAACCTGCGGATTTGCGGATGAAAAAAGATAAAAATAGAGGAGTAGAGTAG
- the rlmD gene encoding 23S rRNA (uracil(1939)-C(5))-methyltransferase RlmD: protein MKKGQIYEGRVVRVDFPNKGIVDIDDRKVIVKNTIPGQKIQFAVNKIKKGRAEGRLKEVLEKSQLETRDAACSVFGDCGGCNYHTLSYEQQLELKKEQVKGLIDGVCEDYVFEGIIGSPIEWGYRNKMEFSFGDEYKDGPLSLGLHKRGSFHDILTTDDCAIVDDDYNKILSCVLNYFRSRGISYYHKLTHKGYLRHLVVRKAVKTGEILINLVTSSQFSNEVSDELVLGCEDEIAGRKEIKTEDEKEVLDGMTKSLLDLNLKGSITGIVHSYNDSKADVVLSERTDILYGRDYIYEELLGLRFKISAFSFFQTNSLGAEVLYTKAREYVGNTKDKNIFDLYSGTGTIAQLLAPVANKVTGVEIVEEAVEAAKENGALNGLSNCEFIAGDVLKVIDELNDKPDIIVLDPPREGVHPKALGKIIDFGVERIVYISCKPTSLVRDLEVLQEGGYKVEKVCAVDMFPQTVHVECVTLITRL from the coding sequence ATGAAAAAAGGACAGATTTATGAAGGAAGAGTAGTTAGGGTGGATTTTCCTAATAAGGGGATAGTTGATATAGATGATAGAAAGGTAATTGTTAAAAATACTATACCTGGACAGAAAATTCAATTTGCAGTAAATAAAATTAAAAAAGGTAGAGCAGAAGGAAGACTTAAGGAGGTACTGGAAAAGTCGCAGCTTGAAACAAGGGATGCAGCTTGTAGTGTATTTGGTGATTGCGGAGGGTGTAATTATCATACTCTTTCCTATGAGCAGCAGCTGGAATTAAAAAAAGAACAGGTCAAGGGACTAATAGATGGGGTATGTGAGGATTATGTCTTTGAAGGAATTATAGGTAGCCCTATTGAATGGGGATATCGTAATAAAATGGAGTTTTCATTTGGAGATGAATATAAGGATGGCCCCCTTTCTTTGGGACTCCATAAAAGGGGAAGTTTTCATGATATCCTGACTACTGATGATTGTGCTATTGTAGATGATGATTATAATAAAATTTTATCCTGTGTGTTAAATTACTTTAGAAGCAGGGGTATTAGTTATTATCATAAGCTTACCCATAAGGGTTATCTTAGACATCTGGTGGTAAGAAAGGCTGTAAAGACTGGGGAGATACTGATTAATCTGGTTACTTCTTCTCAGTTTAGCAATGAAGTAAGTGATGAACTTGTATTAGGTTGTGAGGATGAGATTGCCGGTAGAAAAGAGATAAAGACAGAGGATGAGAAAGAAGTACTTGATGGTATGACAAAATCCCTTTTAGATCTTAATTTAAAAGGAAGTATTACCGGTATTGTTCATTCCTATAATGACAGCAAAGCGGATGTGGTTTTAAGTGAAAGAACAGATATTTTGTATGGTAGGGATTATATATATGAGGAGCTTTTAGGATTAAGATTTAAAATATCTGCATTCTCTTTTTTCCAGACCAATTCTCTTGGAGCGGAAGTTTTATATACAAAAGCAAGAGAGTATGTGGGTAATACCAAGGATAAGAATATCTTTGACCTTTATAGTGGTACGGGAACCATAGCACAGTTGTTGGCTCCGGTGGCAAATAAGGTGACCGGTGTTGAGATAGTGGAAGAAGCCGTGGAAGCTGCGAAAGAGAATGGGGCTTTAAATGGCTTGAGTAATTGTGAATTTATAGCTGGGGATGTGTTAAAGGTAATTGATGAATTGAATGATAAACCGGATATTATTGTTCTGGATCCACCAAGGGAAGGAGTGCATCCTAAAGCTTTGGGTAAAATTATTGATTTTGGGGTTGAACGTATTGTCTATATTTCTTGTAAACCCACATCATTGGTAAGAGATTTGGAGGTGTTGCAAGAGGGAGGTTATAAGGTGGAGAAGGTGTGTGCTGTGGATATGTTTCCACAGACGGTGCATGTGGAATGCGTAACATTGATAACGCGGCTGTAA
- a CDS encoding DUF2804 domain-containing protein, protein MQREITKPSNLLNKKGQLIQKGYAKAPILKYRRKHVAAKHRLKEWDYYLIYNKKYAVGLTIGKSLNLILITISIIDLSKYKIINKSSIRILPSKFQLPQDSRKGNIIYKDRFIRLSFMVEDNVRILLLKKYKCNKSSELDISLILYNEPKDSMVIATPFFNDKCKFYYNRKIIGFRASGYVRYQKENYGFSPLDSFAIHDWGRGVWPYKSTWYWSAAAGKISGKIFAFNLGYGFGDNSYATENMLFYNGKASKLENVTFHIPKKSKDEYDYLKPWTITSSDHRIEMIFIPIIDRTFRLPLLLISTNQHQVFGKFSGRAILDDGTVIYLKEFLGFAERVQNRW, encoded by the coding sequence ATGCAGCGGGAAATTACAAAACCGTCTAATCTTTTAAACAAAAAAGGCCAATTAATTCAAAAGGGATATGCTAAAGCCCCAATCTTAAAATATCGTAGAAAACATGTAGCCGCAAAACATCGTCTTAAGGAATGGGATTATTATTTAATTTATAATAAGAAGTATGCCGTAGGTCTAACTATAGGAAAAAGCCTAAATCTAATTCTAATTACTATATCAATAATTGATTTAAGTAAATACAAAATAATAAATAAAAGCTCCATAAGAATCCTACCCAGTAAATTTCAGTTACCTCAAGATTCAAGGAAAGGTAATATCATATATAAAGACAGATTTATCCGTTTGTCTTTTATGGTTGAGGATAATGTTAGAATATTATTGCTTAAAAAATATAAGTGCAACAAATCATCGGAACTTGATATTTCCCTTATTCTTTATAATGAGCCTAAAGATTCCATGGTCATTGCAACACCATTTTTCAATGATAAATGTAAATTTTACTACAACAGAAAAATCATTGGTTTCAGAGCTTCCGGTTATGTCCGATATCAAAAGGAAAACTATGGTTTCTCACCTTTAGACTCCTTTGCCATCCATGACTGGGGTAGGGGTGTTTGGCCATATAAAAGCACTTGGTATTGGAGTGCTGCCGCAGGTAAAATTTCCGGCAAAATATTTGCCTTTAACTTAGGATACGGTTTCGGTGATAACTCCTATGCCACGGAAAATATGTTGTTTTATAACGGTAAAGCCAGCAAATTGGAGAATGTAACATTTCATATACCTAAAAAATCTAAGGATGAATATGATTATCTTAAGCCCTGGACAATTACCTCCTCGGATCACAGAATTGAAATGATATTTATACCTATTATAGATCGCACTTTTAGGCTTCCTTTACTATTAATATCTACTAATCAGCACCAGGTATTCGGTAAATTTAGCGGCAGGGCAATCCTAGATGACGGAACCGTTATTTATCTAAAAGAATTTCTTGGATTTGCAGAAAGAGTGCAAAACAGATGGTAA
- a CDS encoding SGNH/GDSL hydrolase family protein, which produces MKKKVLINIIAVCLLLGVIFFLQELFMPKYMSEIPEGNLIEEYYKEEKKHDVIFIGDCEVFSNISPITLWEKFGITSYIRGSAQQLIWQSYYLLEETLEYEKPKAVVFNVLSMKYNEPQKEAYNRLTLDGMKLSKHKIGAIKASMMEDEDLITYIFPLLRYHSRWNDIKAEDFKYLFGKDKVSHNGYLMRVDIKPVGYIPKGRVLGDYSFGDNSYYYLDKMTKLCKDNDIELILIKSPSVYPYWYPEWDMQMVEYAKEHDLTYINFLELADEMGIDYSKDTFDGGLHLNLSGAEKFTTYFGEILRNDYNLPDHRDEVEYQKIWQDKVDFYYAMKEDQERELKEYGYLKSYGAVAQTIGD; this is translated from the coding sequence ATGAAGAAAAAAGTACTGATAAATATAATAGCGGTGTGCTTACTGCTTGGTGTTATTTTCTTTCTACAAGAATTATTTATGCCAAAATATATGTCAGAAATCCCGGAAGGGAACCTAATAGAAGAATATTATAAAGAAGAGAAGAAACACGATGTAATTTTTATAGGGGATTGTGAGGTGTTCTCTAACATATCCCCCATTACTTTATGGGAAAAATTCGGAATTACAAGCTACATAAGGGGCAGTGCTCAGCAGCTTATCTGGCAATCTTATTATCTGCTGGAAGAAACCCTTGAATATGAGAAGCCCAAGGCTGTAGTGTTCAATGTTCTTTCTATGAAATATAATGAACCACAGAAGGAAGCATACAATAGGCTTACTTTGGATGGTATGAAATTGTCAAAACATAAAATAGGGGCAATAAAAGCTTCCATGATGGAAGATGAGGATTTAATTACCTATATATTTCCCTTACTCAGGTATCATTCTAGATGGAATGATATTAAGGCCGAGGACTTTAAATATTTATTCGGTAAGGATAAAGTATCCCATAATGGTTATCTTATGAGAGTAGATATAAAACCTGTAGGCTATATCCCTAAAGGTAGAGTATTAGGTGATTATAGCTTTGGAGATAACAGTTATTATTACCTGGATAAGATGACCAAGCTTTGTAAGGACAATGATATTGAATTAATCCTGATTAAGTCTCCCAGTGTTTATCCGTATTGGTATCCTGAGTGGGACATGCAGATGGTAGAATATGCAAAAGAGCATGATCTGACTTATATCAATTTCCTAGAGCTGGCAGATGAGATGGGGATAGACTATAGTAAGGATACCTTTGATGGGGGCCTGCATCTTAATCTGTCCGGTGCTGAAAAATTCACCACTTATTTTGGTGAAATATTAAGAAATGACTATAATCTGCCTGATCATAGGGATGAAGTAGAGTATCAGAAGATTTGGCAGGATAAGGTGGATTTCTATTATGCCATGAAAGAAGATCAGGAAAGGGAACTTAAAGAATATGGATATCTAAAAAGCTACGGAGCAGTTGCCCAGACCATAGGTGATTAA